One Rhodococcus sp. P1Y DNA window includes the following coding sequences:
- a CDS encoding DUF3046 domain-containing protein, with protein sequence MRLTEFRELLVDEFGQMRGDSILADHVITSLEGRTGAEAIEAGVDPREVWRALCSEFDVPRSRW encoded by the coding sequence GTGCGATTGACTGAATTTCGAGAATTGCTCGTCGACGAGTTCGGCCAGATGCGAGGTGACTCCATTCTCGCCGACCACGTCATCACGAGTCTCGAGGGACGCACAGGCGCCGAAGCGATCGAAGCAGGAGTCGATCCCCGCGAGGTGTGGCGAGCACTGTGCAGTGAGTTCGACGTTCCTCGCTCTCGGTGGTGA